A single window of Nicotiana sylvestris chromosome 5, ASM39365v2, whole genome shotgun sequence DNA harbors:
- the LOC104247358 gene encoding uncharacterized protein, which produces MAFRMRYWKSVVNAVEANRSFPSSTAPKFATATSGGSMHNANPTPPKSKFSMSGDLAPVYVLGGTLSVAIALCLFTMKQQLFHGPGVYISKKKRENLAEVDFPDATAGSANKYIDKSVLRKVGRIQEPNPAFDLDPYTRPRKVESLKSVGA; this is translated from the exons AGGTACTGGAAATCTGTGGTGAATGCTGTGGAGGCAAATCGTTCATTTCCTTCTTCTACTGCTCCAAAATTTGCTACTGCTACTAGTGGTGGTTCTATGCATAATGCCAATCCTACACCCCCTAAATCCAA GTTTTCTATGAGTGGGGATTTGGCACCAGTGTATGTATTGGGTGGAACCTTATCAGTGGCAATAGCATTGTGTTTATTCACAATGAAACAGCAATTGTTTCATGGCCCAGGAGTTTATATCAgcaaaaagaagagagaaaatctAGCTGAAGTTGATTTTCCAGATGCAACAGCTGGCTCTGCTAATAAGTATATTGACAAATCTGTCTTGAGGAAAGTTGGCCGAATCCAGGAGCCTAATCCTGCCTTTGACCTTGACCCTTACACCAG GCCAAGAAAAGTTGAGTCCCTGAAATCAGTTGGAGCTTGA